A window of the Echeneis naucrates chromosome 3, fEcheNa1.1, whole genome shotgun sequence genome harbors these coding sequences:
- the LOC115041176 gene encoding cell surface A33 antigen-like, with translation MMDRIFGLTLFCVVLSGVGALTVNIPEETYEHVRGDNITLPCRFQPSKPLTSNTPEIITWTAKEADHSDNIILTRYSIGVTDVRRGYEGRVSVDVDIPSGRADLKLSSITLEDNKIFECRVLILGDDEGKLSDAARLVVLVPPSKPVCKIQGTAEYQQNINLTCLSEEGSPLPVYRWETRDVWNMPRALNHGTTQKGGILSLYDISKHTSGYYICTSRNKISSASCNITLAVRPPSMRWWSVLNW, from the exons ATGATGGACAGGATCTTTGGTTTGACTCTGTTTTGTGTGG TGTTGTCTGGTGTTGGAGCCCTCACTGTGAACATCCCAGAGGAGACATATGAGCACGTCAGGGGTGACAACATCACACTGCCTTGCAGATTTCAACCTTCAAAACCCTTAACCTCTAACACACCTGAGATCATCACATGGACTGCCAAAGAAGCTGATCATTCAGAC AACATCATCCTCACCCGCTACTCCATTGGCGTAACTGACGTCAGGCGTGGATATGAAGGGCGGGTATCTGTTGACGTAGACATCCCTTCTGGGAGGGCTGACCTAAAACTGTCATCCATCACGCTCGAAGACAACAAGATTTTTGAGTGTCGCGTCCTGATCCTGGGTGACGATGAGGGCAAACTTTCTGACGCTGCACGGTTGGTGGTTCTAG TGCCTCCATCTAAGCCCGTTTGCAAGATCCAGGGTACAGCAGAGTATCAGCAGAACATCAACctgacctgtctgtctgaggAGGGCtccccacttcctgtttatagGTGGGAAACACGAGATGTGTGGAACATGCCTCGTGCTCTAAACCACGGAACCACCCAAA AAGGAGGTATCCTGTCTTTATATGATATTTCGAAACATACATCAGGATACTACATCTGCACCTCAAGAAACAAGATCAGCTCCGCTTCCTGCAATATCACCCTTGCAGTCAGGCCAC CTTCCATGAGATGGTGGTCAGTGCTGAACTGGTGA